Proteins co-encoded in one Spirosoma endbachense genomic window:
- a CDS encoding TonB-dependent receptor, whose product MRHIYSIFVLCLSLLTLSSVEGLAQTHGSIRGSVKTSDGNPASFVNVSLKEIRKGTITAEDGTYQLKGISAGTYTMQITFVGLQTQEKAVTVKAGQTTQTDFSLIESAAQLSEVEVTGNNRTVTLGKAAIAPLDLPQMSGVVSSVVIANQQAARLGDVLKNVSGVSLTQQRGGVAETFSARGYSIGIAGAGGSIFKNGVISNTMGFPEASTLESVEVLKGSSALLYGNVSGGLIINMVTKKPKFEHGGEVSMRVGSYGLYKPIVDVYGPLAKNLAFRVVGTYETAKSYRDVVKTNRVYVNPSLLYKLGQKTTILLQGDYLKSDLTPDNGIGSLNLNQDAIIPDVPRSRFINTPWAYNNVDQTSGSLNIDHAISDNWKLTAIASAQGTNVSAYGAGVPNNNVSATGDWTRTLSRTMTSENNATGQVNLNGRFNTGAIGHQLLVGSDLVSIVSESNLYTVNYGTGKTSYDKINILNPSLYEARSDIPDATATSRTTSPSTRLGFYAQDLISLTDKFKILAGIRWSQQRTVQTTILNLLTQVETRGTAETKTDAAFSPKVALMYQPTKTTSFFGSYSNNFTINSGVDIYGQLLKPSIVDQFEAGVKNELFNGRITANLGVYHIVNSNFAQMAPLKADGTANADANVKEFTGQTTSDGLEIDLTGNLSKNFYFITGYGYNYMRYTKASLVKGSPIEGERLTNNPAHTANATIFYTFDLPQLRGLKLGASAFYTGARYGGNNNTYGQTPEFSRLIPLTGFTTFDLSAGYTFQKISLLAKVSNITNTLNYLIHDRYSIMPIPPRQFTATLSYRFK is encoded by the coding sequence ATGAGACATATTTATTCCATTTTCGTTCTGTGTTTAAGTTTGTTGACGCTCTCTAGTGTTGAGGGTCTTGCTCAAACACACGGATCAATTCGTGGTAGTGTAAAAACCAGTGATGGTAATCCAGCTTCGTTCGTTAATGTTAGTCTGAAGGAAATTCGCAAAGGAACGATTACAGCCGAAGACGGCACCTACCAGTTGAAAGGAATTAGCGCTGGCACCTATACGATGCAGATCACATTCGTGGGTCTGCAAACCCAGGAGAAGGCTGTTACAGTGAAGGCCGGTCAGACCACACAAACGGATTTCTCCCTGATTGAAAGCGCAGCCCAATTGAGCGAAGTAGAGGTTACCGGAAATAATCGAACCGTCACCCTCGGCAAAGCTGCGATTGCGCCCTTAGACCTTCCACAGATGAGTGGTGTGGTAAGCAGTGTTGTGATCGCGAATCAGCAGGCAGCCCGCCTGGGAGATGTTCTGAAAAACGTAAGTGGAGTATCCCTAACCCAGCAACGGGGTGGTGTGGCCGAAACGTTCTCGGCACGGGGCTATAGCATTGGCATTGCCGGTGCGGGGGGTAGTATTTTTAAAAATGGGGTCATTTCCAACACGATGGGTTTCCCCGAAGCCAGTACTCTGGAGTCGGTTGAGGTATTGAAAGGTAGTTCTGCCTTACTATATGGCAATGTTTCGGGCGGTCTGATTATCAACATGGTTACCAAGAAGCCAAAATTCGAGCACGGTGGTGAAGTGTCGATGCGGGTCGGTAGTTATGGCCTTTATAAACCCATAGTTGACGTATACGGCCCACTGGCAAAAAACCTGGCGTTTCGGGTGGTCGGCACCTATGAGACCGCCAAAAGTTACCGGGATGTCGTGAAAACGAACCGGGTATATGTTAATCCATCCCTGCTCTACAAACTAGGCCAGAAAACCACCATTCTTCTTCAGGGCGATTACCTGAAATCAGATCTGACGCCCGATAACGGTATCGGTTCGCTGAACCTGAATCAGGATGCCATCATTCCCGATGTGCCCCGTTCGCGGTTCATTAACACACCCTGGGCTTATAACAATGTCGATCAGACATCCGGGTCGCTGAACATTGACCATGCCATTTCTGACAACTGGAAATTGACAGCCATTGCTTCGGCCCAGGGCACGAATGTAAGTGCCTATGGAGCAGGTGTACCCAACAATAACGTATCGGCTACCGGCGACTGGACCCGCACGCTCAGCCGAACCATGACCAGCGAAAATAATGCTACCGGGCAGGTAAACCTCAACGGACGATTCAATACCGGCGCTATTGGCCACCAGTTGCTGGTCGGTAGTGATTTGGTTAGTATAGTGAGTGAAAGCAATTTGTATACAGTTAATTATGGGACAGGCAAAACGTCCTACGATAAAATCAACATTCTGAATCCGAGTCTGTACGAAGCCCGCAGCGACATTCCCGATGCAACTGCAACAAGCCGGACCACATCGCCCTCGACGCGGCTCGGATTCTATGCACAGGATTTAATCAGCCTGACCGATAAGTTTAAAATTCTGGCTGGTATTCGTTGGTCGCAGCAACGAACAGTGCAGACAACCATCCTTAATCTGTTGACCCAGGTTGAAACGCGGGGCACGGCCGAAACCAAAACCGATGCAGCCTTTTCACCTAAAGTGGCTCTGATGTATCAGCCCACCAAAACCACTTCGTTTTTCGGCAGCTACTCCAACAATTTTACCATCAACTCGGGGGTCGATATATACGGGCAACTCTTAAAACCTTCTATTGTCGACCAGTTTGAAGCGGGCGTAAAAAACGAATTGTTTAACGGTCGTATTACGGCCAACCTCGGCGTTTACCACATTGTAAACAGTAATTTTGCCCAGATGGCCCCGCTCAAAGCGGATGGAACAGCTAATGCCGACGCAAACGTGAAGGAGTTTACGGGTCAAACCACCAGCGACGGCCTGGAAATAGACCTGACAGGTAATCTGTCGAAGAATTTCTATTTCATTACCGGATACGGCTATAATTACATGCGGTATACCAAAGCATCACTCGTGAAAGGTTCGCCCATCGAAGGTGAACGGCTAACCAACAACCCGGCGCACACGGCGAATGCCACTATTTTTTACACGTTTGATTTGCCTCAACTGCGTGGTTTAAAACTGGGCGCGTCGGCCTTTTATACAGGAGCCCGTTATGGCGGCAACAACAATACGTATGGGCAAACCCCGGAATTTAGCCGCCTGATTCCACTGACCGGCTTCACAACGTTCGACCTGTCGGCAGGCTATACATTCCAGAAAATTTCGCTATTAGCCAAAGTGTCGAACATCACCAATACGTTGAATTACCTGATTCACGACCGCTATAGCATTATGCCGATTCCACCCCGGCAGTTTACAGCAACACTGTCGTATCGATTTAAATAA
- a CDS encoding ankyrin repeat domain-containing protein: MKKIIIAILAGIAFSAQAQKNVLLEQSFWQGKPDVAQVKAEVEKGNSPSQFNSNSFDPVVMAINAQAPNETIKYLLSQYGNDVNKITHDSRIYLHWAANRGNVDIMEYLIAKGSKANVEDSHGMTVLNFAAGSGQPNTQVYELCLQNGADLKKDLNHDGANALLIAIANDKDLKLTDYFVAKGLDLKSTDAAGNNAFSYAARGGNINILKALLQRGVPVNETAMIMASQGGRQGANSIEVFQYLESLNIKPTATNKAGENVLHALVRRPKQNEIIQYFLAKGVDVNQADEEGNTAFMNAAAANRDITVLEILQPNVKNINQSNQKGATALALAVRGNSPEVIGYLLNKGADVNVTDKNGDNLAAYLVQSYAGNGPRADEFDAKLKLIQDKGLDLKAPQKNGNTLYHLAVAKNDLSLVKRLEPLQIDVNSKNKEGITALHKAAMVSKDDAMLKYLLSIGAKKDIPTNFKETAFDLASENESLAKNNVSVNFLK, from the coding sequence ATGAAAAAAATAATCATCGCCATTCTGGCAGGCATCGCCTTCTCAGCTCAGGCCCAGAAAAACGTTCTGCTGGAACAGTCGTTCTGGCAGGGCAAGCCTGATGTGGCTCAGGTTAAGGCGGAAGTCGAGAAAGGAAACAGTCCGTCGCAGTTCAATTCAAATAGTTTTGATCCCGTCGTGATGGCGATCAATGCCCAGGCTCCCAACGAGACGATCAAGTATCTGTTGTCGCAGTACGGCAATGACGTGAACAAGATCACGCATGATAGCCGCATTTATCTTCACTGGGCTGCCAATCGGGGTAATGTCGACATTATGGAATACCTGATCGCAAAAGGGTCTAAAGCCAACGTAGAAGACAGCCACGGCATGACCGTCTTGAATTTTGCGGCCGGTAGTGGCCAGCCGAACACACAGGTCTATGAATTGTGCCTCCAAAATGGAGCAGATCTAAAGAAGGATCTGAATCATGACGGGGCCAATGCCTTACTGATTGCGATTGCCAACGACAAGGATCTAAAGCTGACCGATTATTTTGTCGCGAAAGGTCTTGATTTGAAAAGTACCGATGCCGCTGGTAACAACGCGTTTAGTTATGCAGCACGGGGTGGCAATATTAATATCCTGAAAGCGCTGCTGCAACGAGGTGTTCCGGTCAACGAGACCGCCATGATTATGGCCAGCCAGGGCGGGCGTCAGGGTGCTAATTCCATCGAGGTGTTTCAATACCTGGAAAGTCTTAACATCAAACCGACCGCAACCAACAAAGCCGGTGAAAACGTCCTGCACGCGCTTGTTCGCAGACCCAAGCAGAATGAAATTATCCAGTATTTTCTGGCGAAAGGCGTCGATGTCAATCAGGCCGACGAAGAAGGTAATACGGCCTTTATGAATGCAGCCGCTGCCAACCGGGATATTACCGTTCTGGAAATACTGCAACCGAACGTAAAAAACATCAACCAGAGCAACCAGAAGGGCGCAACAGCACTGGCTTTGGCGGTGCGGGGTAATTCACCCGAAGTAATAGGCTATCTGTTAAATAAAGGAGCAGACGTTAATGTAACGGATAAAAACGGCGATAATCTGGCCGCTTATCTGGTACAGTCCTATGCCGGTAACGGCCCACGTGCCGATGAATTTGATGCGAAACTGAAACTGATTCAGGATAAAGGGCTTGACCTTAAGGCTCCCCAGAAGAACGGCAATACGCTGTACCATCTGGCAGTTGCCAAAAATGACCTTTCGCTGGTGAAACGGCTGGAGCCTCTCCAGATCGACGTAAACAGCAAAAACAAGGAAGGTATTACGGCCCTGCATAAGGCAGCCATGGTATCGAAAGATGATGCCATGCTTAAATATCTGTTGTCTATTGGCGCCAAAAAGGATATTCCGACCAACTTCAAAGAAACCGCTTTCGATCTGGCCAGTGAAAATGAATCATTGGCTAAAAACAACGTGTCTGTTAACTTTCTGAAATAA
- a CDS encoding DUF2271 domain-containing protein, translating into MSCLHKISLLVLTLVVAGSSASFAQQSGTTQYKCMIQMTNYMGEKAYIAVSLMNGKGVYEKTLYVLGSDKKWYPDVKEWYKAVGKKTTNISAISGASVAGGDRSVIVLEIDNSKLNKEYKLRFESAVEDKEDHAKDLEIPLTTEGLSAKSEGTGYIRYVRFSPNTSN; encoded by the coding sequence ATGTCTTGTTTGCATAAAATCAGCCTGCTGGTCCTGACCCTGGTGGTTGCCGGATCATCGGCTTCGTTTGCTCAACAGTCGGGAACCACCCAGTACAAGTGTATGATCCAGATGACCAACTACATGGGCGAAAAAGCGTATATCGCCGTTTCGCTCATGAACGGAAAAGGTGTCTACGAGAAAACACTGTATGTACTCGGCTCCGATAAAAAATGGTATCCTGACGTTAAGGAATGGTATAAGGCCGTGGGCAAAAAAACGACTAATATCAGCGCGATTTCCGGAGCATCGGTGGCTGGCGGAGATCGTAGCGTCATCGTGCTGGAAATCGACAATTCGAAGCTCAATAAAGAGTACAAACTGCGGTTCGAAAGTGCCGTAGAGGATAAGGAAGATCACGCGAAAGATCTCGAAATTCCGCTCACGACCGAAGGACTTTCCGCCAAGAGTGAAGGGACGGGTTATATTCGCTACGTACGCTTCAGCCCCAATACCAGTAACTGA
- a CDS encoding helix-turn-helix domain-containing protein, whose amino-acid sequence MEITIKSKGVDTPLRQEELTGNDGQTELFQEKQVRIQHEQMGCITDTQLTTGNFFMAHCKFQLTQSIQLIKEVEEDIIQLDFALRGESKALTGGKTTSQAFSTGQHNIAYIPPSKSVYDYYASPEQLDYSVVVIPKETYFRLLPPDSDLHRHLVARINQQKPAYISAKNLPITAAMDWIIRDMRASPRTGSLKRLFLESRITELLMLQLEQMQGAQPVVLLSKKADIHKIHEAREVLDSSYPNTPTIVELAKLVGLNEFNLKRGFKEQIGTTILGYITQRRMEDARHFLLEGEKTISEISYWVGYKNPAHFTVAFKKYFGILPSAMRSHPGCDLS is encoded by the coding sequence TTGGAAATAACTATAAAATCTAAAGGCGTTGACACACCGTTACGCCAGGAAGAATTGACGGGAAATGATGGACAAACTGAGCTCTTTCAGGAGAAGCAGGTCAGGATTCAGCATGAGCAGATGGGCTGTATCACCGACACTCAGCTCACAACGGGTAATTTCTTTATGGCCCACTGCAAGTTCCAGCTCACGCAATCGATCCAGCTGATTAAGGAAGTAGAAGAAGATATTATTCAACTGGATTTTGCGCTGCGGGGCGAAAGCAAGGCATTAACGGGCGGGAAGACAACGAGCCAGGCCTTCTCGACTGGTCAGCATAATATCGCCTACATTCCTCCGTCGAAAAGTGTTTATGACTACTATGCATCTCCAGAGCAACTGGATTATAGCGTAGTTGTGATTCCCAAAGAAACTTATTTTCGCCTATTACCACCTGATAGTGACTTGCATCGACACCTGGTGGCCAGGATAAATCAGCAGAAACCGGCTTATATCTCGGCTAAAAATCTACCGATTACGGCTGCTATGGACTGGATCATTCGGGATATGCGCGCCAGCCCGCGGACGGGCTCGTTGAAACGGTTATTTCTGGAGTCCAGGATAACTGAACTACTCATGCTTCAACTGGAGCAAATGCAGGGCGCTCAGCCCGTTGTTCTTCTATCAAAAAAAGCGGATATCCATAAAATACACGAAGCTCGCGAAGTGCTGGATAGCAGTTACCCGAATACGCCTACGATTGTTGAATTGGCTAAACTCGTTGGTCTGAATGAATTCAACCTGAAGCGAGGATTCAAAGAACAAATAGGTACGACAATTCTTGGCTACATTACCCAACGGCGGATGGAAGATGCCCGACACTTTTTGCTGGAAGGCGAAAAAACGATTAGTGAAATATCGTATTGGGTAGGCTATAAAAATCCGG
- a CDS encoding PepSY domain-containing protein — MTISVWRYSHLVLAVSSFLLLTLASTTGIILAFEPVSQKIQPYRVDTISQLTLAQTLPVLKKSYTEISELSVDANQFVQIKGSDADGKNLTAYIDPQTGKILGIPTKQSEFFQWVTALHRSLFLHEAGRFFIGLTAFLLLLITVSGTMLIIQRQRGVKRFFTRIVRDNFAQYYHVVLGRLSLIPIFVIALSGTYLSLARFGLVGEDKVSPKIDFDAIQSKPERKLADFSVFKNTRLADVQTIEFPFSEDVEDYYTLKLKDRELTVNQITGDILSENRYPAAVLLTNLSLDLHTGRTSAIWAIILAVASGNILFFIYSGFAITWKRRANRVKNKYSADESRFIILVGSENGSTFRFAQAIHQQLIKQGEKTFLTEFNNYTVFPKAEYLIALTATYGLGEAPTNAQKFAALVEKYPQPQPVRYSVLGFGSHAYPDFCQFAFEVNQVLAGQPWAVPLVDIHTVNDRSPEDFGLWAEAWSQQADRPMPVSSDLLKGPVSRFETLTVTNNTRTEQSDGTFLIRLRARRRRSVTSGDLLAIYPANDHRERLYSIGVLEKELQLSVRLHPGGLGSGFLHELTPGETIRARVVSNDHFHFPQNAPVVVMIANGTGIAPFLGMISQNKQQIPCHLYCGFRQSASFDSYRNFLEASQTTQKLTSLHVAYSREGDRQYVSSLIAHDAEFIANALMMKGVVMICGSLAMQKDVIDLLETICQTKLGKSVSVYQSHSQILMDCY, encoded by the coding sequence ATGACCATTTCTGTTTGGAGATACAGCCACTTGGTGTTGGCTGTATCTTCTTTTCTTTTGCTGACCCTGGCCTCGACCACAGGAATCATACTGGCGTTCGAACCCGTATCGCAAAAAATTCAGCCGTATCGTGTCGATACCATTAGTCAACTTACCCTGGCTCAGACGCTGCCAGTTCTGAAAAAAAGCTATACCGAAATCAGTGAACTGAGCGTCGATGCCAACCAGTTTGTGCAGATCAAGGGGAGCGATGCCGATGGAAAAAACCTGACCGCTTACATTGATCCGCAGACGGGCAAAATTCTGGGTATTCCCACGAAACAAAGTGAATTTTTCCAGTGGGTCACCGCTCTCCATCGGTCCCTGTTTCTGCACGAAGCCGGTCGGTTTTTTATTGGACTAACCGCGTTTCTGCTGCTGTTGATTACTGTTTCAGGCACCATGCTGATTATCCAGCGTCAGCGGGGAGTAAAGCGGTTCTTTACCCGGATCGTTCGGGACAATTTTGCCCAGTATTACCACGTCGTGCTGGGACGGCTGTCGCTGATTCCAATCTTTGTCATTGCGCTTTCGGGGACTTACCTTTCACTGGCCCGGTTTGGTCTGGTCGGTGAGGATAAAGTTTCGCCCAAAATCGATTTCGACGCTATTCAGTCAAAGCCAGAACGAAAACTGGCCGATTTTTCGGTATTTAAAAACACACGACTTGCGGACGTACAGACCATCGAATTTCCGTTTTCGGAAGACGTCGAGGACTACTATACGCTAAAACTCAAGGATCGAGAATTGACCGTCAATCAAATTACGGGCGACATCCTGAGCGAAAACCGGTATCCGGCCGCCGTCTTACTGACCAACCTAAGCCTGGATCTACACACGGGTCGAACGAGCGCAATCTGGGCTATCATCCTGGCAGTGGCTTCGGGGAATATTCTCTTTTTCATCTATTCTGGTTTTGCCATTACCTGGAAACGACGGGCCAACCGCGTCAAAAACAAGTACTCAGCCGATGAAAGCCGGTTTATTATCCTGGTCGGGTCAGAGAACGGCAGTACGTTTCGCTTTGCACAGGCAATTCACCAGCAGTTGATCAAACAGGGTGAGAAAACCTTTTTGACCGAGTTTAACAACTACACCGTTTTCCCCAAAGCAGAGTACCTGATCGCCCTGACTGCAACCTATGGGCTCGGCGAAGCTCCGACGAATGCCCAAAAATTTGCGGCTCTGGTCGAAAAATACCCGCAGCCGCAGCCTGTTCGTTATTCGGTGCTCGGTTTCGGGTCGCACGCCTATCCCGATTTCTGCCAGTTTGCGTTTGAGGTCAATCAGGTGCTGGCCGGTCAGCCCTGGGCTGTTCCACTGGTCGACATCCATACCGTCAATGATCGGTCGCCGGAAGATTTTGGTTTATGGGCCGAAGCCTGGTCGCAGCAGGCCGACCGGCCAATGCCGGTTTCGTCTGATCTGTTGAAGGGACCAGTATCCCGTTTTGAGACTTTGACCGTGACCAATAACACCCGCACCGAGCAGTCTGACGGAACCTTCCTGATCCGGCTGCGGGCCCGTCGTCGGCGGAGTGTTACATCGGGTGATTTGCTGGCCATTTATCCGGCCAATGACCACAGGGAACGCCTGTATTCGATTGGCGTGCTGGAAAAAGAGCTTCAGTTGAGTGTCAGGCTCCACCCAGGCGGGTTAGGATCTGGCTTTTTACACGAGTTAACGCCCGGCGAAACGATCAGGGCTCGAGTCGTTTCTAACGATCATTTTCATTTTCCCCAAAATGCGCCAGTCGTCGTGATGATCGCCAATGGCACTGGCATTGCGCCGTTTCTGGGTATGATTAGCCAGAATAAGCAGCAGATACCCTGTCATTTGTACTGCGGTTTCCGGCAAAGCGCATCGTTCGATAGCTACCGGAACTTTCTGGAAGCAAGCCAGACGACTCAAAAACTCACGAGCCTGCATGTGGCTTATTCGCGGGAAGGCGACAGGCAGTACGTGAGCAGCCTGATCGCTCACGATGCCGAGTTCATCGCCAATGCGCTGATGATGAAAGGTGTAGTGATGATCTGCGGGTCACTGGCGATGCAAAAGGACGTTATTGATCTGCTCGAAACCATCTGTCAGACGAAACTGGGAAAGTCTGTAAGCGTTTATCAGTCGCACAGCCAGATTCTAATGGACTGTTACTAA
- a CDS encoding FAD:protein FMN transferase, giving the protein MKQVIVLILILSGFDANAQVLRKRTVKLMGSRFDITIVATDSLAAECNIDTVIAEVSRIENLISDWRADSQISLVNRNAGITPVKVDPEVFALTERALHFSKITNGAFDISFAAMDRIWKFDGSMTEMPSPEAIKKSVEKVGYLYIELDREHSTIFLKRKGMKIGFGALGEGYAADRCREMMLAKGIKAGIVNGSGDMNTWGKQPDGSDWAIGITNPLHKDTVFAVVPLRQSAVVTSGSYEKFVVFNGRRYAHIINPSTGYPATGVSSVTVFGPSAETANGFSTSLMVLGKEAGLKLIRKYPQYSYILITDEGQIFSSRNLDLKKYSL; this is encoded by the coding sequence ATGAAACAAGTAATAGTTCTGATCCTGATTTTATCGGGATTCGATGCCAATGCCCAGGTGTTGCGAAAGCGAACGGTTAAATTAATGGGAAGTCGATTCGATATTACCATTGTCGCTACTGACTCCCTGGCAGCCGAATGCAATATTGACACGGTGATTGCCGAAGTGTCGAGGATCGAGAATTTAATCTCTGACTGGAGAGCGGATTCACAAATTTCGCTGGTCAATAGAAACGCCGGAATCACACCGGTTAAGGTTGATCCGGAAGTGTTTGCCCTGACAGAGCGAGCACTCCATTTCTCCAAAATCACAAATGGTGCGTTTGATATAAGTTTTGCCGCGATGGACCGGATCTGGAAATTCGACGGCTCCATGACGGAGATGCCCAGTCCTGAGGCTATTAAAAAATCGGTTGAGAAAGTAGGGTACCTGTATATCGAGCTGGACCGTGAGCACTCCACGATTTTTCTCAAACGCAAAGGAATGAAGATTGGCTTCGGTGCCCTGGGCGAAGGGTACGCTGCTGACCGGTGCCGCGAGATGATGCTGGCTAAAGGGATCAAAGCCGGAATCGTTAATGGTTCGGGCGATATGAACACCTGGGGTAAACAACCGGATGGAAGCGACTGGGCGATCGGAATCACCAATCCGCTGCATAAAGACACGGTTTTCGCCGTTGTACCATTACGGCAGAGCGCCGTTGTGACCTCCGGAAGTTACGAGAAATTCGTGGTGTTCAACGGCAGGCGATACGCGCACATCATCAACCCCAGCACGGGCTATCCGGCTACTGGTGTGAGTAGCGTGACGGTTTTCGGCCCCAGCGCCGAAACCGCCAACGGGTTCAGTACCTCGCTCATGGTATTGGGCAAAGAAGCCGGGCTGAAACTCATCAGGAAATACCCGCAATACAGCTATATCCTGATCACCGATGAGGGGCAGATTTTTTCCTCCCGCAACCTGGATCTGAAAAAATACAGTCTTTAG